Proteins encoded in a region of the Dreissena polymorpha isolate Duluth1 chromosome 6, UMN_Dpol_1.0, whole genome shotgun sequence genome:
- the LOC127834135 gene encoding uncharacterized protein LOC127834135, which translates to MAEKVATLEKQREELRDDVAYLKSQSMRNNLVFTNIQEDNSTGNETAEITETKLRNNLQEKLKIAKDIADTIRFERVHRSPGQPVSGKIRNIVAKFTFFKDREMVRREWKHLSGTGCQMFEQFPPEVVEKRRKLVPKMKDAKKEGKRSRIVYDTLYVDGKPVKQ; encoded by the coding sequence ATGGCCGAGAAGGTGGCTACGCTGGAGAAACAGCGGGAGGAGCTGCGGGACGACGTTGCGTACCTGAAGTCGCAATCCATGCGGAACAACCTAGTGTTCACAAATATCCAAGAGGACAACTCCACCGGCAACGAGACGGCGGAAATTACGGAAACAAAGTTACGTAATAATTTACAAGAGAAACTAAAAATTGCAAAGGACATTGCAGACACGATCCGCTTTGAGCGCGTTCATCGTTCACCGGGACAGCCAGTTTCCGGTAAGATTCGCAACATCGTTGCCAAATTTACATTTTTCAAGGACCGGGAGATGGTACGGAGAGAATGGAAACACCTGTCAGGAACCGGATGCCAAATGTTTGAACAGTTCCCACCGGAAGTGGTTGAAAAGCGCCGAAAGTTAGTGCCTAAAATGAAGGACGCCAAAAAAGAGGGAAAACGATCTCGGATCGTGTACGATACCCTGTACGTGGACGGTAAACCAGTGAAACAGTAG
- the LOC127834136 gene encoding uncharacterized protein LOC127834136 has translation MADGGREPTNKDLMDCMNALGVIIGAMERKLGVLDNLEVKVMDFDKELKKIWLALDDRVKRTDARVMSLEERVDYADVGAAQMAEKVATLEKQREELRDDVAYLKSQSMRNNLVFTNIQEDNSTGNETAEITETKLRNHLQEKLKIAKDIADTIRFERVHRSPGQPVSGKIRNIVAKFTFFKDREMVRREWKHLSGTGCQMFEQFPPEVVEKRRKLVPKMKDAKKEGKRSWIVYDTLYVDGKPVKQ, from the coding sequence ATGGCAGACGGAGGCCGCGAGCCGACTAACAAGGATCTTATGGATTGCATGAACGCATTAGGCGTTATAATAGGAGCCATGGAGCGTAAGCTCGGTGTCCTCGATAACCTGGAGGTAAAAGTTATGGACTTTGACAAAGAGCTCAAGAAAATTTGGTTGGCGTTGGACGACCGCGTAAAACGCACCGATGCGCGAGTTATGTCGCTAGAAGAGCGAGTGGATTACGCAGACGTCGGGGCGGCGCAGATGGCCGAGAAGGTGGCTACGCTGGAGAAACAGCGGGAGGAGCTGCGGGACGACGTTGCGTACCTGAAGTCGCAATCCATGCGGAACAACCTAGTGTTCACAAATATCCAAGAGGACAACTCCACCGGCAACGAGACGGCGGAAATTACGGAAACAAAGTTACGTAATCATTTACAAGAGAAACTAAAAATTGCAAAGGACATTGCAGACACGATCCGCTTTGAGCGCGTTCATCGTTCACCGGGACAGCCAGTTTCCGGTAAGATTCGCAACATCGTTGCCAAATTTACATTTTTCAAGGACCGGGAGATGGTACGGAGAGAATGGAAACACCTGTCAGGAACCGGATGCCAAATGTTTGAACAGTTCCCACCGGAAGTGGTTGAAAAGCGCCGAAAGTTAGTGCCTAAAATGAAGGACGCCAAAAAAGAGGGAAAACGATCTTGGATCGTGTACGATACCCTGTACGTGGACGGTAAACCAGTGAAACAGTAG
- the LOC127834133 gene encoding uncharacterized protein LOC127834133, which produces MAEKVATLEKQREELRDDVAYLKSQSMRNNLVFTNIQEDNSTGNETAEITETKLRNHLQEKLKIAKDIADTIRFERVHRSPGQPVSGKIRNIVAKFTFFKDREMVRREWKHLSGTGCQMFEQFPPEVVEKRRKLVPKMKDAKKEGKRSWIVYDTLYVDGKPVKQ; this is translated from the coding sequence ATGGCCGAGAAGGTGGCTACGCTGGAGAAACAGCGGGAGGAGCTGCGGGACGACGTTGCGTACCTGAAGTCGCAATCCATGCGGAACAACCTAGTGTTCACAAATATCCAAGAGGACAACTCCACCGGCAACGAGACGGCGGAAATTACGGAAACAAAGTTACGTAATCATTTACAAGAGAAACTAAAAATTGCAAAGGACATTGCAGACACGATCCGCTTTGAGCGCGTTCATCGTTCACCGGGACAGCCAGTTTCCGGTAAGATTCGCAACATCGTTGCCAAATTTACATTTTTCAAGGACCGGGAGATGGTACGGAGAGAATGGAAACACCTGTCAGGAACCGGATGCCAAATGTTTGAACAGTTCCCACCGGAAGTGGTTGAAAAGCGCCGAAAGTTAGTGCCTAAAATGAAGGACGCCAAAAAAGAGGGAAAACGATCTTGGATCGTGTACGATACCCTGTACGTGGACGGTAAACCAGTGAAACAGTAG